TCGAAATTCACGGAACCATATCCACACCGGAAGGTGGTATCTCTCAACAGGTGCAAGGTATGGAAAGTAATATCACCATGAGTGGGAAACAAGAGGGAATTGTTAAGATAGATATGAAAACAGGATTTCCTGTCAGTAATGAAATAACACAGGATATTAATGGTGAAACATCCATTATGGGTATGAAAATTCCCATGTCTATCATCTCCAAAATTACGACTAAAGAAGTAAAATAATAATAGTTAAAAGAAAAAACATAAAGAGATCCAGAAAACCCGGATCTCTTTATGTTTTTATCCGGTCAGCTATACGCATACTCATAGGCATCATGAACGACATTGGCATTTGTTAATGAGCAAAAAAAATCTATTTTTTCCAATGGCGTATCTTCCATGATCATAGCAAGGGCCATCTGATCATATAAATGATATAAAATCCTATCCATAAAAGAATTTTCAGGTCCCATTTTTCCCCAACATTCATTCAGTAACGGTTCAATTTTATTCAGGCAGAACAGATCCCTGATCATATTGTCCCGGACAAACCATTCTCCATGGTAACCTTCGGATATGTCTCCAAACAATCTGAATTCATCTTTACGTATCCGGCACCGGTACCAAGCTTCACAGCCTGGAATAAAAAACTCGGGAGACACATCCAGGGAACAAAAATCCGGGATTGAAAGTATCTGTGAATACTCCGCAGGAAGTAAATTCATTTTTCTCTCTATCTGATACATCCATCCGTCAATCCATTGCCAACGTTCCTCTTCCCAATTCCAGACTTCGCATATACAGTGTTCTGTTTTTTTTATAGGATCAAGAAATGTCACAAATCCTGACCTAACCCTTGACGGGATAGAGTTATGCCTTAAAATCGAACAAATCAGTAAGGATATATCCCGGCTGTTTCCTATAGAAAAGCTGTCATAGCCCAATCCATTCCGGAGAAGATCCATGCGTACCTGAACTCTTTCCAATCGTTTTGCCATGCTGGAAATATACATATCGCCTCCCTTGCTGCATTCAGGGATATTCATACAATTCGATTCAACCAAAAAGTCATTCAGAATCAATGGAAAACTTTTTTCACAAATTTCCAAAATGTCAGAAGATTGATAATCAAACATATATGAATATTCTCCAGGAGAAGATACCATACTATGGGTCCTGTAAAATTCGATCTTTTGCTCCATGTGTTTTCTGTTTATACTTTTAACAGAAAAACACCTAATTTTGTTTAGTTTCTTTTTATTTTTCCAGAAAAAATTGTTTAGGGACTATAAGATCAACGTATAAAATTCGTACGCATGCGGGGTTCTTCCGTTTTAGGAACAATCCCCGATTTTTTCCCACATTCTATACATTTAAGTATCCATGCCATATTCCTTCCCAAAGTACGCATGATCTGCAGACCCTCCAGATCCTGTTCCACCTCTTCAGGTGTATTTCCATGTACCATGTTCCAATATTGGGATGGAACTACCGGCATATTGGAGATGGTAAAATATTTATTTAATTGATCCAAAGCTGCAGTGGTACCTCCTCTTCTGGCAGAAACCACGGCTGCTCCTGGTTTATAAGCGAAATATTTCCCAGCATAAAAAAACCTGTCTAAAAATGCAATAACGGCACCATTTGCAGAGGCATAATACACAGGTGAACCAAAAATAAAACCATCGGCATTTTCTGCTTTGGCAAGCCCAACATTCACCACATCATCGTCAAAAACGCAGCGACTTGGCAAATCCCTGCATTTTCCACAACCGAAGCATCCGCGAATTGGTTTGTTCCCGATATGGAATATTTCAGTCTGTATGTTTTCTTCTTTCAAGGTCTTTTCGACTTCGGACAAAGCCGTAAAAGTACAACCGTTACGTTTAGGACTTCCATTAATGAGTAAAACTTTCATAGTTAATCGATTATCTGATTCTGTTATTGTGTTATAGTACCACACAAAGATAGTCGATTATAAAAAATAAATAACGATATTATTGATAGATTCATTTGAAAAATGATTAATTTTGATCGTTTCAATACAATTTAATTACATAAATAAGTAACATCAAAACAGGAACAACCATGAAAAACGGAGTAATGATGCAATATTTCGAATGGAATCTTCCCAATGACGGAAATTTGTGGAATCAACTCAAAGCCGATGCAGCACACTTACACGAAATAGGAGTAACATCCGTCTGGATTCCACCGGCCTATAAGGCTGATGAACAACAAGATGAAGGTTATGCCACTTATGATCTTTTCGACCTGGGAGAATTTGAACAGAAAGGAACCATACGCACAAAATACGGCACCAAACAGGAACTTAAGGAAATGATTGATGAACTGCATAAATATCAGATTTCCGTGTATCTGGATGCCGTGATGAATCATAAAGTCCGTGGAGATTTTACGGAAAAGTTCATGGCTGTGGAAGTGGATCCCCAACAGCGAAACCACGCAATTTCTGAAGAATATGAAATCCAGGGATGGACGGGGTATAATTTTCCCGGACGGGAAGAGAAATATTCCGATTTCAAATGGCATTGGTACCATTTTACAGGCACAGAATACGATGATGCAGCTAGAAAAACCGGCGTATACCGGATTTTGGGTGAAGGAAAACACTGGAGTGAAGGTGTGGATGATGAAAATGGCAATTACGACTTTTTGCTAGGTAATGATATCGATCTGAACCACCCTGATGTGATCCAAGAATTAAACCGTTGGGGAGTATGGGTATCGGACGAATTGAATCTGGACGGAATGCGACTGGATGCTATTAAACACATGAAAAATCTGTTTGTCAAACAATTCCTGGATGCAATAAGGGCAAAACGCGGAAACGAGTTCTATGCCGTAGGAGAATACTGGAAAGGCGATTTTGATTCATTACAGCAATACCTTGAAGAGGTAGATTATAAAATTGATCTGTTCGATGTTCCCTTACACTATAAAATGTTCCAGGCATCCCATGAAGGAAGGGATTTTGACTTCACAAAGTTTCCTGAAGATACCCTGGTATCAAAATTCCCAGCCAATGCAGTTACTTTTGTCGACAACCACGATTCTCAAAGGGGAAGTTCGCTCGAATCCCAGATCGATGCTTGGTTCAAACCGATAGCTTATGGATTGATTCTCCTGATAGAGAAAGGATATCCATGTATTTTCTACGGTGATTACTATGGTGTTAAAGGTGAAAAATCTCCCCACAGGCCCATCTTGGATATTCTGCTGGATGCCAGAAGAAAATATGCCTACGGTGAGCAGAAAAACTACTTCGACCATCCCAACACTGCAGGTTTCGTAAGAATGGGCGATAATGATCATCCGGGATCCGGTCTGGCCTTTCTGATGTCAAACGGAGAAGACGGAGATAAAATAATGAATGTCGGAGAGCAACGAAAAGGTGAAATATGGCATGAAATCACCGGTAATGTCAGCGAAGAAATAACAATAGATAAAAAAGGGAACGGACAATTTCTGGTCCATGGCGGAAAATTGGCCGTCTGGGCAAAAAAATGAATAAAACCACTCATTAACGAATAATTTCATTCATACTCAATCAACACATCATACTAAATCAATAACTTTTAATATTAGAAATCATGCTTGAGAAAGTTTATTACGGAAACACGCTTCAGGATTGGGGAATTTCTTTGTTGATCATCATCGGTGCCCTTTTACTGAATAAGGGTATATCCATGCTCAATAAACATGTAATCAGAAAGGTTACGGCAAAAAGCAAAAATAAACTGGATGACATTCTTTTCTCCACCCTCGAGAAACCAATACTGCTGGGAATTATCCTGGTAGCCATATGGATTGCTGCCACACGTCTGGATATCTCTGTTAAAGTACGTGATGTAATCGGCAAGTCATACCAGATCCTTACCGTACTGAACATTACCTGGTTTTTTGCCCTTTTAATTGGCGCTCTTATCGATGAATATTCATTTAAAAAAGATGAGAAAACAGGGAAAAAACAGGAAAATAAATTATTACCGTTGATCAAACGGGGCATCCTTATCCTTGTCTGGACCATCGGCTTGGTCACTGCCCTGAACAATGTGGGGGTAAAAGTGACGACTCTTCTCGGAACCCTGGGGATAGGAGGAGTTGCAGTTGCATTGGCTGCACAGGATACCATCAAAAATATATTCGGAGGTATTACCATTTTTACGGATCATCCGTTTCATATCGGCGATACCATAAGATTCGACAGTTATGAAGGTACGGTCGAGGATATTGGTATTCGCAGCACACGTGTACGGACTTACGACAAACAAATTGTGACGGTACCTAATTACCGCATCATGGACGCATCGGTCACCAACATATCCGTAGAGCCGAAAAGACGCATTGTAGTGAAGCTGGGAGTGACCTATGATACTTCTCCGGCCAAAATGAAAGAAGCGATAAATATACTCACCGGGTTACCCAAAGCAATAGAAGAAATGGACGATAAAGATCTGACAGCGATCTTCTCCGATTTTGCAGATTCAGCCCTGATCATCACTTATACCTATTTTATTAAAAAATCCGCCGATATCCTGGGTACCACCTCAAAAGTAAATTTTGAAATATTAAGCCGGTTTAATGCTGCCGGACTTAATTTCGCATTTCCCACCCAAACGATCACGATATCAGAGCAGCTTCTTGGAAAAATAGAGGAAAAAGATCCGGATAAAGGAATGGAAACAAGCGCAAAAACAAGTGAACAGGCAAATACAAAAGATCAATAGCTTTTCCTACTCTTTAAAGATCTTAATCGTACTGTTTTTCAGTACAACAATGTACATTCCTGCCGGAAGGTATCCGGCAGGAATGGTTTCCTGATCTGAAAAACAAAATTTCTGTAACCATACCTTCCCTGTCATGTCTACCACTTTCAGCCATTGTCCTGTCGCATTTTTTACCGTAAAATGATCTCTGACCGATGTCGGGTATACTTCCGAAAGGTCGTTCAATTTTTCATCTGTTCCTAGTGGAATAGGATCAGGATTGGGAGTTCCGTTAGATTCGTTAAATGTAGGTGGTTGTATCACCCAATCAGAGTATCCGTCAGGAAGACGGGAATAACTCATATTTTGGTCCAATGCAGGAAATATTACAGCATCAACCAGTATCAGCTGTCCATATGGGTCCTGCCGGGAAAGGATCACAGTCTCCCCTTCTTTATCCAGTTTAAATCCGGCATGTAATGCTCCCTTTTCAGGTTCTCCATCTGCCCATATGATCACACGCCCTTTGGCAGGGATCATCGTTTTTTCGGGTGATGATAAAGGAATCCTGGATAATGTCCAGTTCAAAGGATCATCCGACAAATACCAACCGGAAATATCAACATCCTGATCTCCGGGATTATATAACTCAATATAATCATTTGTTTTTCCATATTCATCTTTGATCTGATTATTACTGGCCACGACTTCATTGATAAAAATCTTCACATCTTCATGTTGATCAGTCATTCCGGGGCCATCATAGATGGCTTTGAGTTTTATCGGATGATTAAGTACCGTCGTGTATAAAGGACTTTCAAGAATCTGTGTACCTCCGGCTGTATAACTGGCAAAACTAAGATCAAATATCAGGTCGGAACTTGTTGCATTACATTGATGAACTTCAACAGCAATCAGGTTTTCACCATTTACCAGCATATTTTTATTGACGGAAAAACTAACCAGGTCGCCATTATTATAGGCGTTTGCGTATGTATTGAAAGATAATGTCCCGGATGGAAGGTTATAGCGTCCTACTTCGATTCCATTCACATATACTGCCGCACCATCATCTACATAAACAGTAATGACAAAATTATCTTTTGCTTCAATGTTTTCGACAGTTACTGTTTTCCGGAAATACGCTGCAGGATATTTATAATTGGCGTCATTTCCATAACCGATCAGGGTCACTTCTCCTTTATTCCCATACCCAAACTGCGCATCTCCTGCATTCCAGGAATCATCCGAATAATTTTTCGTATGCCAGTTAGCCGCAGGAATACCGTTTCTGTCCCAATACTTCCATGAAGCGCCCATCTTAATATGCTCATTGGATGTTCCTCCTGCCGCTTCCCAATACTTAAAAGTATATCCCGGAACATTTTCAGCCCGGATGGAAACAGGTTGATTATTAAAATATTTCAACATAATCCGGTTATCCGGTATTTTTTCCGAAAAGAAGGTATAAGAAGCCCTGTCAATATTCGAACTGATATCAATAGTCCGTATGAATGTCGAATTAAAGAAGCGGTTACTGAGAAATCCCATCATCCTGTCCGGACGGTTGAGTGAGAAATCTTTCATTTTATTTATTTCATCATTGAAAGAACTTCCACCGTATTTCGATTTGTGATAAATTATTTCAGTACTTATCCTGGATGATAGCTGATCCATAATTTTATTGACCCGGTTGGTTTCAAATGTCGAAGAAAGCTGAACACAAAAACGACGGATAAATTTTTCTTTAAACTCCTGATTGGTCATCAACCGCCGGGCCAGTTTAGCCGACCATTCTGCAGCATCATTCAACAAATAATTCAGGGTATTGTGACTATAAGCCGTATTCAATGCGAATCCGAAATCCGTATCATACAAAATCCACCGCCATTTTCCGTTTTCCTTCTTCTTCCATACTTTAAAATTATTGTGCGGCCAGTCTGTGTTTCCATAATATATCTCGGCAATCAGGTAATTGATATAGTTATCCACATCCATCATTTCACAGACCCTGGCATACACCTCGGGCTGTGTCACATCATTTTGCGCCACGTAATCCGTCAATTTTAAAAATTCAGGATCAGTAGTTATTTCCTTGGTTTCAAGCAGGAAGAATTCGTCATCATTTAATCCGTAATTGGTAAAAAGGTAATCTTTACTGCTTCGTTCCCGTATATTCTGTATTCCGTAATACTTGCCATTGATAAAGCATATAGCCGGTTCATAAGCCAGATAGTCAATATCCATCCTACCGATGATCAAAGTCTGCATGAAAGCGTCGCGCATCATAGTTTTGGAGAAATCATTCCCGGAATTACGAAGCTGTATATCTTTATAATGTCTATACGGTTTTGTTTCAGGGAAAAAATCATACCTGAGCTGGTTC
This window of the Bacteroidales bacterium genome carries:
- a CDS encoding transglutaminase-like domain-containing protein, translated to MEQKIEFYRTHSMVSSPGEYSYMFDYQSSDILEICEKSFPLILNDFLVESNCMNIPECSKGGDMYISSMAKRLERVQVRMDLLRNGLGYDSFSIGNSRDISLLICSILRHNSIPSRVRSGFVTFLDPIKKTEHCICEVWNWEEERWQWIDGWMYQIERKMNLLPAEYSQILSIPDFCSLDVSPEFFIPGCEAWYRCRIRKDEFRLFGDISEGYHGEWFVRDNMIRDLFCLNKIEPLLNECWGKMGPENSFMDRILYHLYDQMALAMIMEDTPLEKIDFFCSLTNANVVHDAYEYAYS
- a CDS encoding flavodoxin family protein, which translates into the protein MKVLLINGSPKRNGCTFTALSEVEKTLKEENIQTEIFHIGNKPIRGCFGCGKCRDLPSRCVFDDDVVNVGLAKAENADGFIFGSPVYYASANGAVIAFLDRFFYAGKYFAYKPGAAVVSARRGGTTAALDQLNKYFTISNMPVVPSQYWNMVHGNTPEEVEQDLEGLQIMRTLGRNMAWILKCIECGKKSGIVPKTEEPRMRTNFIR
- a CDS encoding alpha-amylase, encoding MKNGVMMQYFEWNLPNDGNLWNQLKADAAHLHEIGVTSVWIPPAYKADEQQDEGYATYDLFDLGEFEQKGTIRTKYGTKQELKEMIDELHKYQISVYLDAVMNHKVRGDFTEKFMAVEVDPQQRNHAISEEYEIQGWTGYNFPGREEKYSDFKWHWYHFTGTEYDDAARKTGVYRILGEGKHWSEGVDDENGNYDFLLGNDIDLNHPDVIQELNRWGVWVSDELNLDGMRLDAIKHMKNLFVKQFLDAIRAKRGNEFYAVGEYWKGDFDSLQQYLEEVDYKIDLFDVPLHYKMFQASHEGRDFDFTKFPEDTLVSKFPANAVTFVDNHDSQRGSSLESQIDAWFKPIAYGLILLIEKGYPCIFYGDYYGVKGEKSPHRPILDILLDARRKYAYGEQKNYFDHPNTAGFVRMGDNDHPGSGLAFLMSNGEDGDKIMNVGEQRKGEIWHEITGNVSEEITIDKKGNGQFLVHGGKLAVWAKK
- a CDS encoding mechanosensitive ion channel family protein — encoded protein: MLEKVYYGNTLQDWGISLLIIIGALLLNKGISMLNKHVIRKVTAKSKNKLDDILFSTLEKPILLGIILVAIWIAATRLDISVKVRDVIGKSYQILTVLNITWFFALLIGALIDEYSFKKDEKTGKKQENKLLPLIKRGILILVWTIGLVTALNNVGVKVTTLLGTLGIGGVAVALAAQDTIKNIFGGITIFTDHPFHIGDTIRFDSYEGTVEDIGIRSTRVRTYDKQIVTVPNYRIMDASVTNISVEPKRRIVVKLGVTYDTSPAKMKEAINILTGLPKAIEEMDDKDLTAIFSDFADSALIITYTYFIKKSADILGTTSKVNFEILSRFNAAGLNFAFPTQTITISEQLLGKIEEKDPDKGMETSAKTSEQANTKDQ
- a CDS encoding CotH kinase family protein, producing MKKILFVILSLYPFVVFAQLKINEIMTNNVSAVMDDSYNYSMWVELYNTGEASQNQGTYYFTDDLSQPQKWQPLQKMIPAKGYSLLWFERSDRNGHANFKLKPEGGKLFLLNGQREIIDQVEYPQQYRNISYGRKQDGVGAWVYFSEYSQGGSNNYRKSASGRCETPIFSEKSGFYPKALKLTISVKEGEEVFYTTNGKEPTRSSTKYVSGKQISLGGISIIRARAFADDKLPGDVVTATYFINQRPFTLPVVSIVTDQANLTDDVIGIYVKGTNGIPGNGTDQNHNWNQDWDRPANFELFDKEGVSRLNQELDIAISGGWSRKSAQKSLKISPRKKFGENQLRYDFFPETKPYRHYKDIQLRNSGNDFSKTMMRDAFMQTLIIGRMDIDYLAYEPAICFINGKYYGIQNIRERSSKDYLFTNYGLNDDEFFLLETKEITTDPEFLKLTDYVAQNDVTQPEVYARVCEMMDVDNYINYLIAEIYYGNTDWPHNNFKVWKKKENGKWRWILYDTDFGFALNTAYSHNTLNYLLNDAAEWSAKLARRLMTNQEFKEKFIRRFCVQLSSTFETNRVNKIMDQLSSRISTEIIYHKSKYGGSSFNDEINKMKDFSLNRPDRMMGFLSNRFFNSTFIRTIDISSNIDRASYTFFSEKIPDNRIMLKYFNNQPVSIRAENVPGYTFKYWEAAGGTSNEHIKMGASWKYWDRNGIPAANWHTKNYSDDSWNAGDAQFGYGNKGEVTLIGYGNDANYKYPAAYFRKTVTVENIEAKDNFVITVYVDDGAAVYVNGIEVGRYNLPSGTLSFNTYANAYNNGDLVSFSVNKNMLVNGENLIAVEVHQCNATSSDLIFDLSFASYTAGGTQILESPLYTTVLNHPIKLKAIYDGPGMTDQHEDVKIFINEVVASNNQIKDEYGKTNDYIELYNPGDQDVDISGWYLSDDPLNWTLSRIPLSSPEKTMIPAKGRVIIWADGEPEKGALHAGFKLDKEGETVILSRQDPYGQLILVDAVIFPALDQNMSYSRLPDGYSDWVIQPPTFNESNGTPNPDPIPLGTDEKLNDLSEVYPTSVRDHFTVKNATGQWLKVVDMTGKVWLQKFCFSDQETIPAGYLPAGMYIVVLKNSTIKIFKE